In Streptomyces sp. NBC_00091, the following proteins share a genomic window:
- a CDS encoding aldehyde dehydrogenase family protein has product MSIFTDLAHQYIDGEWLAGTGSWDIIDVNPYNGEKLAAITVASVDQVDRAYRAAERAQRDWAATGPYARRTVLERALRIAEERQKEIVEAMIDELGGTRPKAEYEVHLAMQFMREAIQLAVRPDGRILPSPVEGKENRVQRLPVGVIAVISPFNFPFLVTLKSVAPALALGNAVVIKPNQNAPVAGGGIIAKIFEDAGLPAGLLNVLVTDIAEIGDAILTHPVPKVISFAGSDRTGRHVGAVAARHFKRTVLELSGNSALVVLDDADVDYAVDAAVFSRFVFQGQVCMAANRILVDASLAEEFTEKFTARVRALKTGDPREADTHIGPLINSFQADALTALVDRAVESGARALVRGTTRGNLVEPTVLAGLPEDSPLLGQEIFGPVALLVVFDGEDEAVRLTNATPYGLSGAVHTRDVERGVRFARRIETGMIHVNDSTIGDEPLTAFGGEKASGLGRLGGEATVEAFTTQKWISVQHGRTQFPF; this is encoded by the coding sequence ATGTCCATATTCACCGACCTGGCTCACCAGTACATCGACGGCGAATGGCTGGCCGGCACCGGTTCGTGGGACATCATCGACGTCAACCCCTACAACGGGGAGAAGCTCGCTGCCATCACCGTGGCCTCGGTCGACCAGGTCGACCGGGCCTACCGCGCGGCCGAGCGGGCCCAGCGCGACTGGGCGGCCACCGGCCCGTACGCGAGACGCACCGTCCTCGAACGCGCCCTGCGCATCGCGGAGGAGCGCCAGAAGGAGATCGTCGAGGCGATGATCGACGAGCTCGGCGGGACCCGTCCCAAGGCCGAGTACGAGGTCCACCTCGCGATGCAGTTCATGCGCGAGGCGATCCAGCTGGCCGTCCGCCCCGACGGCCGCATCCTGCCCTCGCCGGTCGAGGGCAAGGAGAACCGGGTCCAGCGTCTCCCGGTCGGCGTGATCGCCGTGATCAGCCCCTTCAACTTCCCCTTCCTGGTGACCCTGAAGTCGGTCGCCCCCGCGCTGGCGCTGGGGAACGCGGTCGTGATCAAGCCGAACCAGAACGCCCCCGTGGCGGGCGGCGGGATCATCGCCAAGATCTTCGAGGACGCCGGCCTGCCGGCCGGACTGCTGAACGTGCTGGTCACGGACATCGCCGAGATAGGCGACGCGATCCTGACCCACCCCGTCCCCAAGGTCATCTCCTTCGCCGGCTCCGACCGCACCGGCCGGCACGTCGGCGCGGTCGCCGCCCGCCACTTCAAGCGGACCGTCCTCGAGCTGAGCGGCAACAGCGCCCTGGTCGTCCTCGACGACGCCGACGTCGACTACGCGGTGGACGCGGCCGTCTTCAGCCGCTTCGTCTTCCAGGGCCAGGTCTGTATGGCCGCCAACCGGATCCTTGTCGACGCCTCGCTGGCCGAGGAGTTCACCGAGAAGTTCACCGCCCGCGTGCGCGCCCTGAAGACCGGCGACCCCCGCGAGGCCGACACCCACATCGGCCCCCTGATCAACTCCTTCCAGGCCGACGCCCTGACCGCGCTGGTGGACCGCGCCGTGGAGTCCGGGGCGCGGGCCCTCGTACGGGGAACCACGCGCGGCAACCTGGTCGAGCCGACCGTCCTGGCCGGGCTCCCCGAGGACTCCCCGCTGCTGGGCCAGGAGATCTTCGGCCCCGTCGCCCTGCTGGTGGTCTTCGACGGGGAGGACGAGGCCGTACGCCTGACCAACGCCACCCCGTACGGGCTCAGCGGCGCGGTGCACACCCGCGACGTGGAGCGCGGGGTCCGCTTCGCCCGGCGCATCGAGACCGGCATGATCCACGTCAACGACTCCACCATCGGCGACGAGCCCCTCACGGCCTTCGGCGGCGAGAAGGCCTCGGGGCTGGGCCGGCTGGGCGGGGAGGCCACCGTGGAGGCCTTCACCACCCAGAAGTGGATCTCGGTCCAGCACGGCCGCACCCAGTTCCCCTTCTGA
- a CDS encoding DinB family protein: protein MAQISEEVPGDERGTLLTFVEAQRRAIRETLEGLTEEQAASRPSASELSLSGVLKHVAEMELGWLRMAQQRENEILGSRENYADGFRLLGDETVAGMLAFWDGVRAETEAFIAAVPSLDDSFPLPPAPWFPENGKVSMRWMLLHLVEEIARHAGHADIIRESLDGTKAMG from the coding sequence ATGGCTCAGATTTCCGAAGAGGTCCCGGGCGACGAGCGCGGCACGCTGCTCACCTTCGTCGAGGCCCAGCGCCGGGCGATCCGCGAGACGCTGGAGGGGCTGACCGAGGAGCAGGCCGCGAGCCGCCCGAGCGCCAGCGAGCTGTCCCTGTCCGGGGTGCTCAAGCACGTGGCGGAGATGGAGCTCGGCTGGCTGCGGATGGCGCAGCAGCGGGAGAACGAGATCCTCGGCAGCCGGGAGAACTACGCCGACGGCTTCCGGCTGCTCGGCGACGAGACCGTCGCGGGGATGCTGGCCTTCTGGGACGGGGTCAGGGCGGAGACGGAGGCCTTCATCGCGGCCGTCCCCAGCCTGGACGACAGCTTCCCGCTGCCCCCGGCGCCGTGGTTCCCCGAGAACGGCAAGGTCTCGATGCGCTGGATGCTGCTGCACCTGGTCGAGGAGATCGCCCGGCACGCGGGCCACGCGGACATCATCCGCGAGTCCCTGGACGGCACCAAGGCGATGGGCTGA
- a CDS encoding MerR family transcriptional regulator — MGYSVGQVAGFAGVTVRTLHHYDEIGLLSPSGRSGAGHRRYDDADLDRLQQILFYRELGFPLDEVAVLLDDPTSDPREHLRRQHALLSERIARLQRMAAAVEHAMEAKKMGINLTPEERFEVFGDKDPEQYAEEAEQRWGGTEAYAESQRRAATYTKDDWKRIMGEVDAWGVRYAALVGAGEPAEGEAAMDMAEEHRLHITKWYYDCPYEMHICLGDMYVADERFTAFYEAMAPGLAEHLRDAITANALRKA, encoded by the coding sequence ATGGGCTACTCCGTGGGCCAGGTCGCCGGTTTCGCCGGAGTCACGGTGCGCACCCTGCACCACTACGACGAGATCGGGCTGCTCTCCCCGAGCGGCCGCAGCGGCGCGGGACACCGGCGTTACGACGACGCCGACCTGGACCGGCTGCAGCAGATCCTGTTCTACCGGGAGCTCGGCTTCCCGCTCGACGAGGTCGCGGTCCTGCTGGACGATCCGACATCGGACCCGAGGGAGCACCTGCGCCGGCAGCACGCCCTCCTGTCCGAGCGGATCGCCCGGCTCCAGCGGATGGCCGCGGCCGTTGAGCACGCCATGGAGGCGAAGAAGATGGGCATCAACCTCACGCCCGAGGAGCGGTTCGAGGTCTTCGGGGACAAGGACCCCGAGCAGTACGCCGAGGAGGCCGAGCAGCGCTGGGGCGGCACGGAGGCCTACGCGGAGTCCCAGCGGCGGGCCGCCACCTACACCAAGGACGACTGGAAGCGGATCATGGGCGAGGTCGACGCCTGGGGCGTGCGGTACGCGGCCCTGGTGGGGGCCGGCGAGCCGGCCGAGGGCGAGGCGGCCATGGACATGGCCGAGGAGCACCGGCTGCACATCACGAAGTGGTACTACGACTGCCCGTACGAGATGCACATCTGCCTGGGTGACATGTACGTCGCGGACGAGCGGTTCACGGCGTTCTACGAGGCGATGGCGCCCGGCCTCGCCGAGCACCTGCGGGACGCGATCACGGCGAACGCCCTGCGCAAGGCGTAG
- a CDS encoding threonine/serine exporter ThrE family protein → MAEADGAADKKPTSDEARSAFTAPPGMEPEPADEDQPTSEFARPEGMATPPAEPEGSAFATPATYSAQHSPSAHTPVPGPGFPVSSPWQDRMRTMLRMPVDVRPVPEPLQKQSEAGPAVGRVLDLTLRIGELLLAGGEGAEDVEAAMFAVARSYGLDRCEPTVTFTLLSITHQPSLVGDPVSANRTVRRRGTDYTRLAAVFRLVDDISTHEIEVSLEEAYRRLAEIRRNRHPYPTWVLTAAAGLLAGAASTLVGGGVTVFFCAALGAVLGDRLAWYFAGRGLPEFYQFVVAAMPPAAIGVALKIAEFDVRASAVITGGLFALLPGRALVAAVQDGLTGYYITASARLLEVMYLFIGIIVGVLVVIYVGLQFGASPNPDEVLQIPHRPVLQILASMVLVFTFAILLQQERSTVWIVTLNGGVAWVTFGALRAAELPPVPSTAIAAGLVGLFGQLFSRYRFASALPYVTAAIGPLLPGSATYYGLLSIAENRLDTGLASLTNAAAIALAIAIGVNLGSETSRLFMRIPGARSAAKRRAAAKRTRGF, encoded by the coding sequence GTGGCGGAGGCCGACGGGGCAGCGGACAAGAAGCCCACGTCCGACGAGGCGCGCAGCGCGTTCACCGCGCCGCCCGGGATGGAGCCGGAGCCCGCGGACGAGGACCAGCCGACCTCGGAGTTCGCCCGCCCCGAGGGCATGGCCACGCCCCCCGCCGAGCCCGAGGGCTCCGCCTTCGCCACCCCGGCCACCTACAGCGCCCAGCACTCCCCGTCCGCCCACACGCCCGTCCCGGGCCCCGGCTTCCCCGTCTCCTCCCCCTGGCAGGACCGGATGCGCACGATGCTGCGCATGCCGGTGGACGTGCGCCCGGTGCCCGAGCCGCTCCAGAAGCAGAGCGAGGCGGGCCCCGCCGTGGGCCGCGTGCTCGACCTCACCCTGCGCATCGGCGAGCTGCTGCTCGCGGGCGGCGAGGGCGCCGAGGACGTGGAGGCCGCGATGTTCGCCGTGGCCCGCTCCTACGGGCTCGACCGCTGCGAGCCGACCGTCACCTTCACCCTGCTGTCGATCACCCACCAGCCCTCCCTGGTGGGGGACCCCGTCTCCGCGAACCGGACCGTGCGCCGCCGCGGCACCGACTACACCCGCCTCGCCGCCGTCTTCCGGCTGGTGGACGACATCAGCACGCACGAGATCGAGGTCTCCCTGGAGGAGGCCTACCGCCGGCTCGCCGAGATCCGCCGCAACCGCCACCCCTACCCCACCTGGGTGCTCACGGCCGCCGCCGGACTGCTCGCGGGGGCCGCCTCCACCCTGGTCGGCGGCGGGGTGACCGTCTTCTTCTGCGCCGCCCTCGGCGCCGTCCTCGGCGACCGCCTGGCCTGGTACTTCGCCGGCCGCGGGCTGCCGGAGTTCTACCAGTTCGTGGTCGCCGCGATGCCGCCCGCGGCGATCGGGGTGGCCCTGAAGATCGCCGAGTTCGACGTCCGCGCCTCCGCCGTGATCACCGGCGGCCTCTTCGCCCTGCTGCCCGGACGGGCCCTGGTCGCGGCCGTGCAGGACGGGCTGACCGGCTACTACATCACCGCCTCCGCCCGCCTGCTGGAGGTCATGTACCTGTTCATCGGCATCATCGTCGGCGTACTGGTGGTGATCTACGTGGGCCTCCAGTTCGGCGCCTCGCCCAACCCGGACGAGGTGCTCCAGATCCCCCACCGGCCCGTGCTCCAGATCCTCGCCTCGATGGTGCTGGTGTTCACCTTCGCGATCCTGCTCCAGCAGGAGCGCTCCACGGTGTGGATCGTGACCCTCAACGGCGGGGTCGCCTGGGTGACCTTCGGCGCGCTGCGGGCCGCCGAGCTGCCGCCGGTGCCGTCCACGGCCATCGCGGCCGGGCTGGTCGGCCTGTTCGGGCAGCTCTTCTCCCGCTACCGCTTCGCCTCCGCCCTGCCGTACGTGACGGCGGCCATCGGGCCCCTGCTGCCGGGTTCGGCCACGTACTACGGGCTGCTCTCGATCGCCGAGAACCGGCTGGACACGGGGCTGGCCTCGCTCACCAACGCCGCCGCCATCGCACTCGCGATCGCGATCGGAGTGAACCTGGGCTCCGAGACCTCCCGGCTCTTCATGCGGATCCCGGGGGCGCGCAGCGCGGCCAAGCGCCGGGCCGCGGCGAAGCGGACCCGCGGCTTCTGA
- a CDS encoding inorganic diphosphatase, with product MEFDVTIEIPKGSRNKYEVDHETGRIRLDRRLFTSTSYPADYGFVENTLGEDGDPLDALVILDEPTFPGCLIKCRAIGMFNMTDEAGGDAKLLCVPASDPRVEHLRDIHHVSEFDRLEIQHFFEVYKDLEPGKSVEGANWVGRAEAEAEIEASYKRLEAQGGHH from the coding sequence GTGGAGTTCGACGTCACCATCGAGATCCCCAAGGGTTCGCGGAACAAGTACGAGGTGGACCACGAGACCGGCCGGATCCGTCTGGACCGTCGCCTCTTCACCTCGACCAGCTACCCGGCCGACTACGGCTTCGTCGAGAACACCCTCGGCGAGGACGGCGACCCGCTGGACGCGCTGGTCATCCTTGACGAGCCGACCTTCCCGGGCTGCCTGATCAAGTGCCGCGCGATCGGCATGTTCAACATGACGGACGAGGCGGGCGGCGACGCCAAGCTGCTGTGCGTGCCGGCCTCGGACCCGCGCGTCGAGCACCTGCGCGACATCCACCACGTCTCCGAGTTCGACCGCCTGGAGATCCAGCACTTCTTCGAGGTCTACAAGGACCTGGAGCCGGGCAAGTCCGTCGAGGGCGCGAACTGGGTCGGCCGCGCCGAGGCCGAGGCCGAGATCGAGGCCTCGTACAAGCGCCTCGAGGCGCAGGGCGGCCACCACTGA
- the dacB gene encoding D-alanyl-D-alanine carboxypeptidase/D-alanyl-D-alanine-endopeptidase, with translation MPLAKTWQLIAGSAVAGLALSAVAVAAAGPWDSGQRKAERDRAASWGRTGGVDHAAGGLPQAAPSAPGVLPGLAPRTANAASTGGALAGALGPLLADPALGTARGASVVDIATGQVLYESGAGEAMTPASTLKIATASAALAALGPEHRIRTTVAPGAGPGEIVLVGGGDPSLTAKKKSPAGSGGSLVALAADTAQALKAAGTDTVTLGYDDSLYTGAVLHPNPVGRIGNIAPVTALTADEGRPDDSTSGYVERTDDPSKDTARAFAGLLRDRGIKVGGEPGRVKAPAGTQPLATTLSTPLAGLVERMLTNSDNDIAEALARQTALAAGRPASFEGGGQAVSEKLASLGVDLTGSRFADGSGLSHDDKVSTRLLTGLLVKAADPRHPELRPVLTGLPVAGFTGTLRSRNAGASPAAGLVRAKTGTLTGANSLAGTVVGPSGRLLAFAFLTAKAPDKLPAEKGLDKLAAAVATTS, from the coding sequence GTGCCATTGGCCAAGACGTGGCAGCTCATCGCGGGGTCGGCCGTCGCCGGCCTCGCCCTCTCGGCGGTGGCGGTGGCCGCCGCCGGTCCGTGGGACTCCGGCCAGCGTAAGGCCGAGCGGGACAGGGCCGCCTCCTGGGGCCGTACGGGTGGCGTAGATCACGCCGCCGGGGGCCTGCCGCAGGCCGCGCCCAGCGCCCCCGGCGTCCTGCCCGGCCTCGCCCCGCGCACCGCGAACGCCGCGAGCACCGGCGGCGCGCTGGCCGGCGCCCTCGGCCCGCTGCTCGCGGACCCCGCGCTCGGCACCGCACGCGGCGCCTCCGTGGTCGACATCGCGACGGGCCAGGTGCTGTACGAGTCCGGGGCGGGCGAGGCCATGACCCCCGCCTCCACCCTCAAGATCGCCACCGCGAGCGCCGCCCTGGCCGCCCTCGGCCCCGAGCACCGGATCCGGACCACCGTGGCCCCCGGAGCCGGCCCCGGGGAGATCGTCCTGGTCGGCGGCGGCGACCCCTCCCTCACCGCCAAGAAGAAGAGCCCCGCCGGCTCCGGCGGCAGCCTCGTGGCCCTCGCCGCCGACACCGCCCAGGCCCTCAAGGCCGCCGGCACCGACACCGTGACCCTCGGCTACGACGACTCCCTCTACACCGGCGCGGTCCTCCACCCCAACCCCGTCGGCCGCATCGGCAACATCGCCCCCGTCACCGCCCTCACCGCCGACGAGGGCCGCCCCGACGACTCCACCTCCGGGTACGTCGAACGCACCGACGACCCCTCCAAGGACACCGCCCGCGCCTTCGCCGGCCTGCTGCGCGACCGCGGCATCAAGGTGGGCGGCGAACCCGGCCGGGTGAAGGCCCCCGCCGGGACCCAGCCGCTGGCCACCACCCTCTCCACCCCCCTCGCCGGGCTCGTCGAGCGGATGCTGACCAACAGCGACAACGACATCGCCGAGGCCCTCGCCCGCCAGACCGCCCTCGCCGCAGGCCGGCCCGCGAGCTTCGAGGGCGGCGGACAGGCCGTCTCCGAGAAGCTGGCCTCCCTCGGCGTCGACCTCACCGGCTCCCGCTTCGCCGACGGCAGCGGCCTCAGCCACGACGACAAGGTCAGCACCCGCCTCCTGACGGGCCTGCTCGTCAAGGCCGCCGACCCGCGCCACCCCGAGCTGCGGCCGGTCCTCACCGGCCTGCCCGTCGCCGGCTTCACCGGGACCCTGCGCAGCCGCAACGCCGGCGCCTCCCCGGCAGCGGGCCTGGTGCGGGCCAAGACCGGCACCCTCACCGGGGCGAACTCCCTCGCCGGGACCGTCGTCGGCCCGTCCGGGCGCCTGCTCGCCTTCGCGTTCCTGACCGCGAAGGCCCCCGACAAGCTCCCCGCGGAGAAGGGCCTCGACAAACTGGCCGCCGCCGTCGCCACCACTTCGTAG
- a CDS encoding zinc-dependent metalloprotease yields MTSIGGAEMVDWNLAVATATRLVRPGPEVSRDEARAVVAELRRHARTSEEHVRAFTRMIPEGSPLPDTPVLVVDRAGWVKANVAGFRELLGPLLGKMQDRRAGAPGGAVIGAVGGKVTGVELGMLLSFLASRVLGQYETFAPAGLDLPGNPATGGRLLLVAPNIVHVERELEVSPHDFRLWVCLHEETHRTQFTAVPWLRAHLEGEIQTFLGATEMEPGAVLERLREAVQSFAGARPEAERGDEGRSLVELVQTPEQREVLARLTAVMSLLEGHADFVMDGVGPEVVPSVAEIREKFQQRRASGAGRLDAALRKLLGLDAKLRQYRDGERFVRAVVGEVGMDGFNRVWTSPNTLPTKAEIASPADWVARVHRKGGTGSEER; encoded by the coding sequence ATGACGAGCATCGGTGGTGCGGAGATGGTCGACTGGAACCTCGCGGTGGCGACCGCGACCCGGCTCGTACGGCCGGGTCCGGAAGTCAGCCGCGACGAGGCCCGGGCCGTGGTGGCGGAACTCCGCCGGCACGCCAGGACCTCCGAGGAGCACGTGCGCGCGTTCACCCGCATGATCCCCGAGGGCTCGCCCCTCCCCGACACCCCCGTCCTCGTCGTCGACCGGGCCGGCTGGGTCAAGGCCAACGTCGCCGGCTTCCGCGAGCTGCTCGGCCCACTGCTCGGCAAGATGCAGGACCGCCGCGCCGGCGCCCCCGGCGGCGCCGTCATCGGCGCGGTCGGCGGCAAGGTCACCGGCGTCGAGCTGGGCATGCTGCTCAGCTTCCTGGCCTCCCGGGTACTCGGCCAGTACGAGACCTTCGCGCCGGCCGGCCTCGACCTGCCGGGCAACCCCGCCACCGGCGGCCGGCTGCTGCTCGTCGCGCCCAACATCGTGCACGTGGAGCGCGAGCTGGAGGTCAGCCCGCACGACTTCCGGCTCTGGGTCTGCCTGCACGAGGAGACCCACCGCACCCAGTTCACCGCCGTCCCCTGGCTGCGCGCCCACCTGGAGGGCGAGATCCAGACCTTCCTCGGTGCCACCGAGATGGAGCCGGGGGCCGTCCTGGAACGGCTGCGCGAGGCCGTCCAGTCCTTCGCCGGAGCCCGCCCCGAAGCCGAGCGCGGCGACGAGGGCCGTTCGCTCGTCGAACTCGTCCAGACCCCCGAACAGCGCGAGGTGCTCGCCCGGCTCACCGCCGTCATGTCCCTGCTGGAGGGCCACGCCGACTTCGTCATGGACGGGGTCGGACCCGAGGTGGTCCCCTCCGTCGCCGAGATCCGGGAGAAGTTCCAGCAGCGCCGGGCCAGCGGCGCGGGCCGCCTCGACGCCGCCCTGCGCAAGCTCCTGGGCCTCGACGCCAAGCTGCGCCAGTACCGCGACGGCGAACGCTTCGTCCGCGCCGTCGTCGGCGAGGTCGGCATGGACGGCTTCAACCGCGTCTGGACCTCCCCGAACACACTGCCGACCAAGGCCGAGATCGCCAGCCCCGCGGACTGGGTGGCCCGCGTACACCGCAAGGGGGGCACGGGGAGCGAAGAAAGGTGA
- the tilS gene encoding tRNA lysidine(34) synthetase TilS, whose amino-acid sequence MGPHPAVAAIRLAVRRVLHDVLTDLARPADPRTPAGTPPLVLVACSGGADSMALASALAFEAPKLGIRAGGITVDHGLQAGSDLRAAEVVSRMTALRLDPVESVAVRVGRDGGPEAAARDARYAALDEAADRLGACAVLLGHTRDDQAETVLLGLARGSGIRSLSGMAEVSGGPGRTNRYRRPFLQVDRQTARKACMVQSLPVWDDPHNIDPAYTRSRLRHEGLPALEKALGKGVVEALARTAQLSRDDADALDAWAADAEAGVRDEDGRLECAKLYALPPAVRRRVLRRAVVAAGSPAGSLFARHIEEVDRLITGWRGQGAINLPGRVEAQRQGGRLVIRQG is encoded by the coding sequence ATGGGTCCCCATCCTGCGGTCGCGGCGATACGCCTGGCGGTCCGCCGCGTACTCCACGACGTCCTCACCGACCTCGCCCGTCCCGCCGACCCCCGCACCCCGGCCGGCACCCCACCGCTCGTCCTCGTCGCCTGCTCCGGCGGCGCGGACTCCATGGCACTCGCCTCCGCCCTCGCTTTCGAGGCCCCCAAGCTCGGCATCCGCGCCGGCGGCATCACCGTCGACCACGGCCTCCAGGCCGGCTCGGACCTGCGCGCCGCGGAGGTCGTCTCCCGCATGACCGCGCTCCGCCTGGACCCGGTGGAGTCCGTCGCCGTGCGCGTCGGCCGCGACGGCGGACCCGAGGCCGCCGCCCGCGACGCCCGCTACGCCGCCCTGGACGAGGCCGCGGACCGGCTGGGAGCCTGCGCCGTGCTGCTCGGCCACACGCGGGACGACCAGGCCGAAACCGTCCTGCTGGGCCTCGCCCGCGGCTCCGGCATCCGCTCGCTCTCCGGCATGGCCGAAGTCTCCGGCGGACCCGGCCGCACCAACCGCTACCGGCGCCCCTTCCTCCAGGTGGACCGGCAGACCGCCCGCAAGGCCTGCATGGTCCAGTCCCTGCCCGTCTGGGACGACCCGCACAACATCGACCCCGCCTACACCCGCTCCCGGCTGCGCCACGAGGGACTGCCCGCCCTCGAGAAGGCGCTCGGCAAGGGAGTCGTGGAAGCGCTCGCCCGCACCGCCCAGCTCTCCCGGGACGACGCCGACGCCCTCGACGCCTGGGCCGCCGACGCCGAGGCCGGGGTCCGCGACGAAGACGGCCGCCTGGAGTGCGCCAAGCTGTACGCGCTGCCCCCGGCCGTCCGCCGCCGGGTACTGCGCCGGGCCGTCGTCGCGGCGGGCTCCCCCGCGGGTTCCCTCTTCGCCCGGCACATCGAGGAAGTCGACCGCCTCATCACCGGATGGCGGGGCCAGGGCGCCATCAATCTGCCCGGCCGCGTCGAGGCCCAGCGGCAGGGTGGCAGACTTGTCATCCGGCAGGGCTGA
- the hpt gene encoding hypoxanthine phosphoribosyltransferase — MRVDEKDMGSDLQSVLITKEEIDAKLAELAAKIDAEYAGKDLLIVGVLKGAVMVMADLARALSTPLTMDWMAVSSYGAGTQSSGVVRILKDLDTDIKDKHVLIVEDIIDSGLTLSWLLSNLGSRQPASLKVVTLLRKPEAAKVAIDVEWVGFDIPNEFVVGYGLDYAEKYRNLPFVGTLAPHVYGG; from the coding sequence ATGCGGGTGGACGAGAAGGACATGGGCAGCGACCTCCAGTCGGTGCTCATCACCAAGGAAGAGATCGACGCGAAGCTGGCCGAGCTGGCCGCGAAGATCGACGCGGAGTACGCGGGCAAGGACCTGCTCATCGTCGGTGTGCTCAAGGGCGCCGTGATGGTGATGGCGGACCTGGCGCGCGCCTTGTCCACCCCGCTCACCATGGACTGGATGGCGGTGTCCTCCTACGGCGCCGGGACCCAGTCCTCGGGCGTGGTGCGCATCCTCAAGGACCTGGACACCGACATCAAGGACAAGCACGTCCTGATCGTCGAGGACATCATCGACTCCGGCCTGACCCTGTCCTGGCTGCTGTCGAACCTGGGCTCCCGCCAGCCGGCCTCCCTCAAGGTCGTCACGCTGCTGCGCAAGCCCGAGGCCGCCAAGGTCGCCATCGACGTCGAGTGGGTCGGCTTCGACATCCCGAACGAGTTCGTCGTCGGCTACGGCCTCGACTACGCGGAGAAGTACCGCAACCTGCCGTTCGTCGGCACGCTCGCCCCGCACGTCTACGGCGGCTGA